TCGACGAGGCCGGGTTCAATTTCCCGCCCCATCCCGGCGAGGAGAGCGCCATGGTCGGCGGTATGGTGGCCACCAACGCCGGCGGCAGCCGGGCCGTCAAGTACGGCGTCATCCGCCAGTACGTTCGGGGGCTGGAGGTCGTGACCGCGGTCGGCGACATTTTATCGCTCGGCGGCAAGCTGATCAAGAGCAGTACGGGGTACAACCTCATGCATCTCTTCATCGGCTCGGAAGGGACGCTGGGGGTCATCACCAAGGCCGTCATCCAGTTCCGGGCCAAGCCCGCCCTGACCCGCTCGCTGGTCATCCCGTTCGCGACGTTGGAGGCCGCGATCGAGACAGTGCCCGCGCTGCTCCGGCACGATATCGTTCCGCTGGCCCTGGAGTTCGTCCCCCTGGATGTCATCCGGCTGACCGAGGCCCATCTGCAGCGGACCTGGCCCAGCCACGACGGGGAGGTTCATCTGTTCGTCATCCTCGACGCCGCGTCCGAGGAGGAGATGGACCGGCTGTCCGAATCCGTGGCCGCGGCCGGCCTGGAGCGGGGCGCCCTGGACGTCTTCATCGCCGACACCCCGGCCAAGCAGGACAACGTCCTGGCCATCCGATCGCACATGTACGAAGCCCTCAAGGCCGACATCGTCGAGGTCCTCGATATCTGCGTGCCGCGGGCCGAGATCGCCGGCCACGTCAAGCGGGTCAGCGAGATCGCGGCCAAATACGGCGTCTGGCTGCCCACCTTCGGCCATGCCGGCGACGGCAACGTGCACACCCACATCATGAAAGCGCGCTGGCGGGCCGGCCGGGTCGAGCCCGTGCCAGAAGCGGAATGGCGGGCCACCTTCGATCCGGTCCGGGCCGAGATCTACGCCGATGGGCTGGCCCGGGGCGGGGTCGTCTCCGGCGAGCACGGCATCGGGCTGGTCAAGAAGCACTACCTGGCGGCCAGCCTGCCGCCGGTCCAGATCGAGCTGATGCGCGGCATCAAGCGGGTCTTCGACCCCCGCGGCATCCTCAACCCGGGTAAAATATTCGATTAATGCGTCTTGGGCGCGGCATTGATTTTTCCCCCGTCGGGCCTTATATTGGAAGCACCGAAATGGGAACATCGCCGGCTTCCCCAAGAGGCCTTTAAATCCACATTAAGAGGTATCCATGGAACGCATCACCGAGATCTTTGTCATCCTGGAGAACAAGCCTTCGACCCTGGGCGACCTCTGCGGCTACCTGGCCGAGAACGAGATCAACATCGAGAGCATCGGGGTCTTTCACGACACGGCCAAAATCTACGTCAAGAGCCTGAATAAAGCCGTCAAGCTTCTGGAGAAGCTCAACTATACGATCGAGCTGCGCGACGTTCTGCTTATTGAGCTGGAGAACCGCCCCGGCGCCCTGGCCGAATTCACCGCCAAGCTGGGCGACGAGGGGATCAACATCGAGTACTGCTACGCCACCTTGAGCCGCAAGAACAACATCATCTCGCTCGTCGTGGACGTGGCCAATATCGACAAGGCCATGAAGGCCTTGCAGGGATGACGCGTTCCGT
The window above is part of the Candidatus Aminicenantes bacterium genome. Proteins encoded here:
- a CDS encoding FAD-binding protein: DEAGFNFPPHPGEESAMVGGMVATNAGGSRAVKYGVIRQYVRGLEVVTAVGDILSLGGKLIKSSTGYNLMHLFIGSEGTLGVITKAVIQFRAKPALTRSLVIPFATLEAAIETVPALLRHDIVPLALEFVPLDVIRLTEAHLQRTWPSHDGEVHLFVILDAASEEEMDRLSESVAAAGLERGALDVFIADTPAKQDNVLAIRSHMYEALKADIVEVLDICVPRAEIAGHVKRVSEIAAKYGVWLPTFGHAGDGNVHTHIMKARWRAGRVEPVPEAEWRATFDPVRAEIYADGLARGGVVSGEHGIGLVKKHYLAASLPPVQIELMRGIKRVFDPRGILNPGKIFD
- a CDS encoding ACT domain-containing protein; the encoded protein is MERITEIFVILENKPSTLGDLCGYLAENEINIESIGVFHDTAKIYVKSLNKAVKLLEKLNYTIELRDVLLIELENRPGALAEFTAKLGDEGINIEYCYATLSRKNNIISLVVDVANIDKAMKALQG